The stretch of DNA CAGCGGCGGGCCGTCCTGCTGCTCGACGTAGTAGCGGCGGGTGCCGCCGGGCGCGTCGGGGGCGCGGTGCGCCCCGGCCGGGGCGAAGCCGACCTTGCGCAGGCCGGTCATCAGGTGGCTGCCGGTCGGCCGGATGTTGGGCGAGCCGATCGCGTACAGGGTGCCGTACGCCACCGACCAGCCGATCAGCACGGTGAGGATGAGCGAGAGCAGCGTGGTGTACCCGCTGACCAGCTCGGTCAGCCCGCTGAGGACGACCACCACCCAGAGCGCGACCCGCCAGCGCGGTCTGCTCGACATGCCGACGGCCGTCATGTAGGCGATCACCGGTGCGAGGTACCCGTGGACCGGGTCGGTCAGGGTCTGGCCGCCGTCCGGCGGCAGCTGGGTCAGCGCGTCCCGGATGGCCATCGGCGCGCCCGCCGCGACCCACCAGTCCACGCCCAGCGAGACCCCGTACGCGAGCACGGAGGCGAGCACGCCGTCCGCGACCCGCAGGCCGTCCCGCTTTATCAGCCGCTCGACCGCGAAGGCCAGCGGTACGCCGAGCACGGCCACGCTGGAGACCAGCGCGGCGACGGTGCTCAGCACGCCCGGGATGCGGTGGGCGTTGGTGGAGATGTCGTTCTCCAGGCCCGAGGTGGTGGAGACCGCGAAGCGGGCGACCAGGAAGAGCGCGATGATGCCGAGCAGGCCGGCGACGAAGCGGATCAGGTCGGAGGGCCGGTGCGCGCGGGCGGCGAGCAGCGGCTCGTCGACGGCGAGGTCGTCGCCGGCGTACGGGTCGAGCCCGTCCCACGCTGCCGATGCTTCGGGGCGGGACGGAGGCTCGGGGTGCTTCGTCAAGTCCAGGTGTGGTTCCGGTGCGGGCTCCGGGCCCGGGCCGGCTGGTGGGTGGTCGGCCGCCACGCCCTGCTCCCCCTCGTGCGGTGCTTCCTGCGGTTCGTGGTGTTCGGGCTGGTGCCCGGGGTCGCCGACGGGAGGCTGGGCACCCTCGTCCGCTGCCACGTCTGCCGTCCCGGTCATCTGGTCTTGTCCTCGTATCACCACTCACCGCCCCGAAGATGGTGGCATGCTCCGGCCGCCCGTGCTGGACAGGGGGCGCACCGGGCGCGGCGAATCCCCCGCACGGCGTCCTGGAACACCGCCGGACGAGGAACGGATGGCGGAACCTATGAGTAAGAATCGCGCACATGACGCAGAGCACGGGTGAGGCACCACCGCCCTATGTCGAATCGGTTCTCGACCTGACCGAGCGTATTCCCCCGGGCCGGGTGATGACCTACGGCGACGTGGCCGAGTACCTCGGGCAGGGCGGCCCTCGGCAGGTCGGGCGGGTGATGGCGATGTACGGCGGCGGCGTGCCCTGGTGGCGGGTGATCCGGGCGGACGGCCGCCCGCTGCCCGGCCACGAGGACCGCGCGCTGGCCAACTACCGGGTCGAGGGCACCCCGCTGCGGCTGGTCGGCGGCGTCCCCCGGGTCGACCTGCGGCAGGCCCGCTGGGACGGGAGC from Kitasatospora sp. MMS16-BH015 encodes:
- a CDS encoding MGMT family protein; the encoded protein is MTQSTGEAPPPYVESVLDLTERIPPGRVMTYGDVAEYLGQGGPRQVGRVMAMYGGGVPWWRVIRADGRPLPGHEDRALANYRVEGTPLRLVGGVPRVDLRQARWDGS